A single Oncorhynchus nerka isolate Pitt River linkage group LG10, Oner_Uvic_2.0, whole genome shotgun sequence DNA region contains:
- the echs1 gene encoding enoyl-CoA hydratase, mitochondrial — protein sequence MALFCRTAALLLKPGALSSTLSIARQYSAGGQYEYILVEKRGENQDVGYIQLNRPKALNALCDGLMLELGKALDAFEADGTVGAIVLTGSDRAFAAGADIKEMQNRTFQECYAGNFLAHWNRVSTTRKPVIAAVNGFALGGGCELAMMCDIIFAGEKAQFGQPEILLGTIPGAGGTQRLTRAVGKSLAMEMVLTGDRITAQEAKQSGLVSKICPVDQLVSEAIKCGEKIAANSKIVSAMAKEAVNAAYELTLAEGNRLEKRLFHSTFATEDRKEGMTAFVEKRKANFKDQ from the exons ATGGCCCTGTTCTGCAGAACCGCAGCACTGCTATTGAAGCCAggagctctctcctccactctctctatcgCTCGTCAGTACAGTGCAG gtggtCAGTATGAGTACATCCTGGTGGAGAAGCGTGGAGAGAATCAGGATGTGGGCTACATCCAGTTGAACCGCCCCAAGGCTCTGAACGCTCTGTGTGACGGGCTAATGCTGGAGTTGGGAAAAGCGCTGGATGCATTCGAGGCTGATGGAACAGTGGGCGCCATCGTCCTTACTGGCAGCGACAGGGCCTTCGCAg CTGGGGCTGACATTAAGGAGATGCAGAATCGTACCTTCCAGGAGTGTTATGCCGGGAACTTCCTAGCTCACTGGAACAGAGTCTCTACCACTAGGAAACCAGTCATCGCTGCTGTCAACGGGTTCGCT TTGGGGGGAGGCTGTGAGCTTGCTATGATGTGTGACATCATCTTTGCTGGAGAGAAGGCTCAGTTTGGACAGCCTGAGATCCTTTTGGGAACAATCCCAG GTGCTGGTGGTACTCAGAGACTGACAAGGGCAGTGGGGAAATCTCTCGCCATGGAGATGGTACTGACTGGAGACAGGATCACAGCACAGGAGGCTAAGCAGTCag GTCTGGTGAGTAAGATCTGTCCAGTAGACCAATTGGTGTCAGAAGCTATTAAATGTGGGGAGAAGATCGCTGCCAACTCCAAGATCGTGTCTGCCATGGCTAAAGAGGCCGTCAACGCAG cCTACGAGCTGACGCTGGCTGAAGGGAATCGTCTGGAAAAGAGATTATTTCACTCTACCTTTGCCACG GAGGATCGTAAGGAGGGCATGACCGCATTTGTGGAAAAGAGAAAGGCCAATTTCAAGGACCAGTAA
- the mtg1 gene encoding mitochondrial ribosome-associated GTPase 1 isoform X1, with protein sequence MRLHQILRNAANFRTVFDFGDREVAHWFPRHMAKGLKQMKASVKNVDCILEIHDARIPFSGRNPLFQDSLDVRPHLLVLNKMDLADLSAKHMILKQLERHGVKKVLFTDCLRQRDDNVKKLVPMVTELIESQPRFHREENTNFCLMVIGVPNVGKSSLINALRRTNLKKGRGSKVGGEPGITKAVLTRIQVCERPIIHLLDTPGVLPPKIQSLETGMKLALCGTILDHLVGEDIMADYLLFSLNRLEKYSYVERYDLSEPSDDIQQVLKRIAVKLGKTQRVKAITGVGNITLTVPNYTAAAYDFIRAFRKGELGRVMLD encoded by the exons ATGAGGCTTCATCAGATACTCCGCAATGCAGCAAACTTCAGGACGGTCTTTGACTTCGGCGACAGAGAGGTTGCCCACTGGTTCCCCAGACATATGGCAAAAG GTCTGAAACAGATGAAGGCCAGTGTGAAGAATGTTGACTGCATCCTAGAAATCCACGATGCCAGA ATCCCGTTCTCGGGTAGAAACCCTCTTTTCCAGGATAGTCTGGACGTCAGACCTCATCTCCTGGTGCTGAACAAGATGGACCTGGCTGACCTGTCTGCCAAgcat ATGATTTTGAAACAGCTTGAAAGACATGGAGTGAAGAAGGTCCTGTTCACAGACTgcctcagacagagagatgacaacGTCAAAAAg CTGGTTCCCATGGTCACAGAATTAATCGAGAGCCAGCCACGCTTCCACCGAGAGGAG AACACCAACTTCTGTCTGATGGTGATTGGGGTGCCCAACGTTGGAAAGTCATCACTCATCAATGCTCTGAGGAGAACCAACCTCAAGAAAG GTCGGGGGTCAAAAGTAGGAGGGGAACCAGGCATTACCAAAGCAGTGTTGACTAgaatacag GTGTGTGAGAGACCCATCATCCATCTTCTAGATACGCCTGGTGTCCTTCCTCCGAAGATACAGAGTCTGGAGACAGGCATGAAGCTAGCCCTATGTG GAACCATCCTGGACCATCTAGTAGGAGAAGACATCATGGCAGACTACCTACTGTTCTCTCTCAATAGACTGGAGAAGTACAG ttacgtGGAGAGGTATGATCTCAGTGAGCCTAGTGATGACATCCAGCAGGTGTTGAAACGTATCGCTGTCAAACTGGGAAAGACTCAACGGGTTAAAGCCATCACTGGAGTGG GTAACATCACCCTCACAGTGCCTAACTACACCGCAGCAGCCTATGATTTCATCAGAGCGTTCAGGAAGGGAGAGCTGGGACGGGTCATGCTGGACTGA
- the mtg1 gene encoding mitochondrial ribosome-associated GTPase 1 isoform X2 produces MRLHQILRNAANFRTVFDFGDREVAHWFPRHMAKGLKQMKASVKNVDCILEIHDARIPFSGRNPLFQDSLDVRPHLLVLNKMDLADLSAKHMILKQLERHGVKKVLFTDCLRQRDDNVKKNTNFCLMVIGVPNVGKSSLINALRRTNLKKGRGSKVGGEPGITKAVLTRIQVCERPIIHLLDTPGVLPPKIQSLETGMKLALCGTILDHLVGEDIMADYLLFSLNRLEKYSYVERYDLSEPSDDIQQVLKRIAVKLGKTQRVKAITGVGNITLTVPNYTAAAYDFIRAFRKGELGRVMLD; encoded by the exons ATGAGGCTTCATCAGATACTCCGCAATGCAGCAAACTTCAGGACGGTCTTTGACTTCGGCGACAGAGAGGTTGCCCACTGGTTCCCCAGACATATGGCAAAAG GTCTGAAACAGATGAAGGCCAGTGTGAAGAATGTTGACTGCATCCTAGAAATCCACGATGCCAGA ATCCCGTTCTCGGGTAGAAACCCTCTTTTCCAGGATAGTCTGGACGTCAGACCTCATCTCCTGGTGCTGAACAAGATGGACCTGGCTGACCTGTCTGCCAAgcat ATGATTTTGAAACAGCTTGAAAGACATGGAGTGAAGAAGGTCCTGTTCACAGACTgcctcagacagagagatgacaacGTCAAAAAg AACACCAACTTCTGTCTGATGGTGATTGGGGTGCCCAACGTTGGAAAGTCATCACTCATCAATGCTCTGAGGAGAACCAACCTCAAGAAAG GTCGGGGGTCAAAAGTAGGAGGGGAACCAGGCATTACCAAAGCAGTGTTGACTAgaatacag GTGTGTGAGAGACCCATCATCCATCTTCTAGATACGCCTGGTGTCCTTCCTCCGAAGATACAGAGTCTGGAGACAGGCATGAAGCTAGCCCTATGTG GAACCATCCTGGACCATCTAGTAGGAGAAGACATCATGGCAGACTACCTACTGTTCTCTCTCAATAGACTGGAGAAGTACAG ttacgtGGAGAGGTATGATCTCAGTGAGCCTAGTGATGACATCCAGCAGGTGTTGAAACGTATCGCTGTCAAACTGGGAAAGACTCAACGGGTTAAAGCCATCACTGGAGTGG GTAACATCACCCTCACAGTGCCTAACTACACCGCAGCAGCCTATGATTTCATCAGAGCGTTCAGGAAGGGAGAGCTGGGACGGGTCATGCTGGACTGA
- the mtg1 gene encoding mitochondrial ribosome-associated GTPase 1 isoform X3 yields the protein MRLHQILRNAANFRTVFDFGDREVAHWFPRHMAKGLKQMKASVKNVDCILEIHDARIPFSGRNPLFQDSLDVRPHLLVLNKMDLADLSAKHMILKQLERHGVKKVLFTDCLRQRDDNVKKLVPMVTELIESQPRFHREENTNFCLMVIGVPNVGKSSLINALRRTNLKKGRGSKVGGEPGITKAVLTRIQVCERPIIHLLDTPGVLPPKIQSLETGMKLALCECCWSTTQRTSSQLDTTVGGNGVNLGQHPCGTLLTPCRVHVLTN from the exons ATGAGGCTTCATCAGATACTCCGCAATGCAGCAAACTTCAGGACGGTCTTTGACTTCGGCGACAGAGAGGTTGCCCACTGGTTCCCCAGACATATGGCAAAAG GTCTGAAACAGATGAAGGCCAGTGTGAAGAATGTTGACTGCATCCTAGAAATCCACGATGCCAGA ATCCCGTTCTCGGGTAGAAACCCTCTTTTCCAGGATAGTCTGGACGTCAGACCTCATCTCCTGGTGCTGAACAAGATGGACCTGGCTGACCTGTCTGCCAAgcat ATGATTTTGAAACAGCTTGAAAGACATGGAGTGAAGAAGGTCCTGTTCACAGACTgcctcagacagagagatgacaacGTCAAAAAg CTGGTTCCCATGGTCACAGAATTAATCGAGAGCCAGCCACGCTTCCACCGAGAGGAG AACACCAACTTCTGTCTGATGGTGATTGGGGTGCCCAACGTTGGAAAGTCATCACTCATCAATGCTCTGAGGAGAACCAACCTCAAGAAAG GTCGGGGGTCAAAAGTAGGAGGGGAACCAGGCATTACCAAAGCAGTGTTGACTAgaatacag GTGTGTGAGAGACCCATCATCCATCTTCTAGATACGCCTGGTGTCCTTCCTCCGAAGATACAGAGTCTGGAGACAGGCATGAAGCTAGCCCTATGTG aatgctgctggtccaccacccaaaggacatctagccaacttgacacaactgtgggaggcaATGGAGTCAacttgggccagcatccctgtggaacacttttgacaccttgtagagtccatgtcctgacaaattga